The sequence CGCAGAACCCGTGGCACCCGCTCTTGGTGACGGCCACGGCATCCACAGACAGGCGATGGAACTCGTTGAGCACCTGTTCAGAGCCGTTCGCCAAACAGCCTGTGCCAGCGCACACCAAGACCCGCCTTGCCCTAGACTCAAGCTCCTTCTTGCACTGCCTAACATATCCTGCGAACTCCTGTAGCGACTTCATCGCCATCTTCAGTTGTCACCATCCCTCTTAAGCAGTGTATCGATGATTATGGCGGCAGCCTCCGGAGTCATCTTGCCATGGACTTCATTGTTTATAGTGATGACAGGCGCCAGTCCGCACGCTCCAAGGCACGAGACTGTCTCCACGGTGAATTTCAGATCAGGCGTAGTGAACTTCCCGTCAGTGAGACCAACCTTAGCGCGGATGGCGTCGTAGACGGGCTTAGAGTTTCTGACATGGCAGGCCGTTCCGTCGCAGCACCTGACCAAGTACTTTCCCTTCGGTTCCAGAGAGAACTGAGCGTAAAACGTTGCGACTCCGAATACTGTTGCCGCTGGAATCCTCATCGCCGTGGAGATGTAGGTCAGGATTTCTTCTGGGAGATACCTGTACTCAGCCTGCACCTCCTGGAGGATCGGCACGAGAGCTGCCTGCTCATGCCCATGCACTTCAATGATCTCGTTGACGCGCCGGAACTTCCTCTGCGCGGTCTCCACAGGTGTCATGACGCTTCCTCCTGCTGCCCTTCACTTGCACACTCGCGTTTTGTCATTGACATTCCAGCGTCTGGATTTTGTATACATGTATACGTGTATACACACTTGTACCGAGCTATCTGGCTCATCGTCCTCATTCAGACGAAGCGGGCCACGATGGCTCACACGTGACTGCCGGCCCGGCATCTCCTAGAAGTAAGCCATCTGAGTTTCCTTTCCATTCTCCTGCAGGAACCGAACGATATCCTTCAGCACCTGCTCCTTGAGGGTCGTGCTGATGGGGAGCTTCGGATTCTGGTGCGCAGGGTTGACCGCCCTGCCCACTAGGAACACCACATGGTCCGCGTCCAAGAGAACCCTTGCAAGCCTGCTGACGCCGTCATCGCCGTGTATCTCATCCGGTGTCGATAGCCGCTCCAGCGTTTTGGAGAGAGTTATGATCCCCTCTGTTATGAGATCAATCCCATGCAGACGGGCCGTTGGCGGAATTCCTCTCTGCATGGACTTCAGATCCACCTCCAACTGCGCGCCTGTCTCTCGTGCAACTATCTTGCCTGTTGTCCCTCCACATACTACCTTCAATCCCCGCTCACCCATGAGCCTTTCGACCATCCTGCAGTCGTCCGTTGGGTCCTTGGGGGGGCCCACAGCAACAGTTGCAGTGCGCGGTTCCCGAACGGTTACTGCGACCACTGTTGCATCGTCACCTGGCTTGCCCGCGTAGAACTGGTCGCACACGCCAACCATCCACTTCGCCAATGTGGCAGCCTTCTTATCCTGCCTAGTGATGCGTTCAATGTAATCCGCGACGCTAGGCCACCGCCACCCGAGGTTGAGCACTCCTCCGATTCCCGCGTAGATCACTCCGTCGCTCACCACGAATATGTGATCTCCACTCTTGACCGTGAATCGCGCTTCGCGCACTACCTTGTCGCCGACCCGCCGCTCCTCCATGGGAATCGGTGCAACGTGCCCATCCGACACGTAGAAAGCGCCTGGGTTATCGTATTCCACAATGTAGGCATTCCCATCGCCATCGATCTGAAGAATCGTAAACGTGGAGTAGGCGACCTTCCTCACCTGACAAATGGGGAGAGTGTGACCAATGGTGTCGACCACATCCTCAATGGTCGCTCCGCCCCTGAGCATGCTCGCAGCCAGAGTGGTGGTTAGAGTCGCCAGTATGTTGGCCTTCACTCCTGAGCCAAGCCCGTCACTCAAAACGACCGTTAGCAGATCGCCCCTGCGTTCGATCTCCACACGATCGCCGCACAGCTCCTCCCCGTACTTCGAGAGCGACGCGGTGGCCGCCTCCACGTGCAACCTCTCCATTACCGTGTCAGCTCCTCATTCTGCATCTGCCGAATGAGCTGAGTCAGCAGGACTTTGGTCTCAGCCGTGGTCTCTCCGAGAAGGCCAGCTATCTCCTGAGCGACCCGCATCTGGCGCTCAATAACCGTTCCAGCCTTGGTGAGAGTCTCCTCACGCGCCCTTGCTATCGCCTGCTGCCTGTGGAAATCCGCAGTCACATCCGTGACTATCGCAACGGCCACATCCCTCACACCCACATAGAAGATGTTCTGTGATGTCCGCAGCGCTCCGTTCAAGTGAACCTCGTATTCGTTCACTGGCTCCATCGAATCGAATACCCGCTTGAACTGGCCAGGATCCATGGCCACATCCACCCGCTGGCCAAGGCACTCATCGCCGTGAAGCCGGAATATCGACTCGAATGCGGGGTTCACCGACACTATGTTCAGCCCACGATCCACTACAACAATGCCCACAGGAGTGGAGTTGATAATCTGAGCAGAAAGCGACTCCGCCCTCGCCCTCATGTACGGAATACACATCTCAAGCTCAGCCATGCCGCGGAAGACGGCCACCGCCTTGTCGCGGCAGGAGTTGTAGCCACACGCTCCGCAGTTCAGCTCGTCCTGCGCAGTAAGCTTGTCGGTCTGGGCCAGTATCCGCCGGATGTCGGCCTCGCTTGGCTGCGGAAGGCTCACCTGCCGCGGCGTGAACGAGGCTTCAAGAAGCTCAGCCGGAACGGCATCACGCCGGGGCGGCTCGTCTTCAGAACCCGTGTCGACTGCGGTCGATGCCTGACGATCACATACATCGCCAGGAGGCGCTGCCTCACCCGCGAACCCCCTATCAGCATGCTCCATGACCACACGGCGCCTGCTCCAGACGTCCATGGTAGACGTGATGCTTGGGCCCGCGATGCACCCGCCCGGGCAGGACAGCATGTCGATCAGTCGCACATCAGAATGCTCCGAAATGTGCGCAAGCGCTTCCATGCAGTTCTCTATCCCGGTGATCACCAGGTCGGCACGGGCCAGGGCATCTGTGGATCGACCTGCGGCCGCCATCATCCCGCCCTCTATTGGATACAGCCTGGCCTCCCCCGGCGCGGCGCCGTTCCACTGATCCGGCGCCTCACAGGCCGGAGAGATCCCGGCCTCCTCGAACAAGCATGCCAGCTCTGAGAAGGTGAGAACCGCGTCAACTGCGCCAGCGGTCTCCGCTCTGGCCGCCTCATCCTTCTTAGCAATGCATGGACCCGCGAACACCACTTCT comes from Clostridia bacterium and encodes:
- a CDS encoding NAD(P)H-dependent oxidoreductase subunit E, with product MTPVETAQRKFRRVNEIIEVHGHEQAALVPILQEVQAEYRYLPEEILTYISTAMRIPAATVFGVATFYAQFSLEPKGKYLVRCCDGTACHVRNSKPVYDAIRAKVGLTDGKFTTPDLKFTVETVSCLGACGLAPVITINNEVHGKMTPEAAAIIIDTLLKRDGDN
- a CDS encoding SpoIIE family protein phosphatase, which gives rise to MERLHVEAATASLSKYGEELCGDRVEIERRGDLLTVVLSDGLGSGVKANILATLTTTLAASMLRGGATIEDVVDTIGHTLPICQVRKVAYSTFTILQIDGDGNAYIVEYDNPGAFYVSDGHVAPIPMEERRVGDKVVREARFTVKSGDHIFVVSDGVIYAGIGGVLNLGWRWPSVADYIERITRQDKKAATLAKWMVGVCDQFYAGKPGDDATVVAVTVREPRTATVAVGPPKDPTDDCRMVERLMGERGLKVVCGGTTGKIVARETGAQLEVDLKSMQRGIPPTARLHGIDLITEGIITLSKTLERLSTPDEIHGDDGVSRLARVLLDADHVVFLVGRAVNPAHQNPKLPISTTLKEQVLKDIVRFLQENGKETQMAYF
- a CDS encoding [Fe-Fe] hydrogenase large subunit C-terminal domain-containing protein; translated protein: MGLINTIKANCKDCYKCVRYCPMKAIRVAGGHAEVVDELCIGDGKCVQVCPQGAKQVRSSVEAVRGILASPRPAVLSIAPSFVASFDLPDPGCLAAACRRLGFEAVVETAEAAHYVAMRCFEVVDACARPAIASSCPVAVNLIERYHPELIPNLIPVASPMIAHGRMLKMRYGSGTEVVFAGPCIAKKDEAARAETAGAVDAVLTFSELACLFEEAGISPACEAPDQWNGAAPGEARLYPIEGGMMAAAGRSTDALARADLVITGIENCMEALAHISEHSDVRLIDMLSCPGGCIAGPSITSTMDVWSRRRVVMEHADRGFAGEAAPPGDVCDRQASTAVDTGSEDEPPRRDAVPAELLEASFTPRQVSLPQPSEADIRRILAQTDKLTAQDELNCGACGYNSCRDKAVAVFRGMAELEMCIPYMRARAESLSAQIINSTPVGIVVVDRGLNIVSVNPAFESIFRLHGDECLGQRVDVAMDPGQFKRVFDSMEPVNEYEVHLNGALRTSQNIFYVGVRDVAVAIVTDVTADFHRQQAIARAREETLTKAGTVIERQMRVAQEIAGLLGETTAETKVLLTQLIRQMQNEELTR